In the Salvia miltiorrhiza cultivar Shanhuang (shh) chromosome 8, IMPLAD_Smil_shh, whole genome shotgun sequence genome, CTACAGTAAGGAATCTTCATTTCCTAACTGTTCCTAAAACATCAAAGTAAAGAAGATCTGTAATCAACCTCTTCTGGTTACGATGTGCAGATTCTGAAAAACATAGCTGAGTCAAGATTGAAAAGGGCTGCTGACAAGCACTGGAGTGATGGTGCATTAGAGGTCAGTATCGTGCTTTAGGCTGCCTTATAGAACTTTTCTATCTGTTAGAACATCTTCATGTTGAGATGCATTTCTTATTTCCTATTAAAACATGGTTTCTTTTGTAGTGTATtcttttcctctctcttctctgaATTTGGTCAGCATAGTGGGTTAGATGTCTTCTACTAATGGATAACATACTAAGAGGCTTTCTGACTGATACAGAAATTTTGAATGAGGATCAGCGGTGTTCTGCTTGCTAAAATAGCTTTTTATGCTCTGTTCAGGCTGATTTAAAGCGAGCTAACTTTGCTGCCAAAAGACGTGTTATGGAAGATTCTCTGATGGCGTTGGAGGTGTTGTTATCAGATTACTTTGTTTATTTTGTGAAGATAGGAGCAAATATTTCCTAATATAATCATTTCGAAGAGGAAATTTTATCTGTTGTTTTGGCAACTTCAGTTGCCCTTCACAAAAAATACTTCTCCTTTCTCtttctattaattatttgagaatTCAGATTTCTGTTTGTTGGAGTTGCAGTTTCTCAAAAACATTCATGATATGATGGTGAGCAAAATGCAGAGATCGTAAGTTTCTAACAACAGCATGTCTTCCTTGTCGTTCAGGATATATGAATATTGCCTGACTAAAAATATATGAACCGCGCAGGAAAAGAGATCCTACAGGTGCTACTGAGGCGAGAAGGCATGTAACGCTTGAAAAGAACGGGAAAACTCTTGAGTTTCTCCCAGGGGATGTATCTACAGATCGTATTGATGCCATTCAGGTCAGTGTAGACAACATTTGTACTTCAAAGGAGATTGTAATCAAGTACAGAGCTTTATTCCGAGCATTTTTGTAATACAGGAAGCTTACGAGAGCATGGCTGCTGCGCTTTCTGTAGCTGATGGAATTGACTATACCGATCCTGAAGAGGTCTGATTCAATTGGATACAGACATATCTTAGCAGAATCTTAATTCCCATTATTTTCCTATATACTTGTTTTCTGTTTGGAGCAGTTGGAGTTACTCGTGGCAGCTCTTATTGATCTCGATGCAATGGATGGCAAAAGCAGTGTATCTCTGTTGGCTGAGTGCTCAAGCTCTCCTGATGTCAGCACCAGGTATATCTTCGTTTTTGCATCATATGTAGTTCATCAATGTTGTGAACTTTTAACAAGAGCAAGTTTTCTCGTTCCTCCACATACGcaaaatttctcatttttcgATTTCATGTATCTTCAATGAGCAGGAGAGCGTTAGCAAATGCATTATCAACAGCTCCATCAATGTGGACTCTAGGAAATGCTGGCATGGGAGCTCTGCAGGTAGTTCCTATTCTCTCTCTTAAGACCATTTTCCTCTGAAACGCGAAGCTTAAGACGGTTTTTATGCTTGCAGAGGCTGGCCGAAGATAGCAATCCTGCAATCGCGGCAGCTGCAGCCAAAACCATCTATGAATTGAAGAGACAGTGGGAAATAGAGGAAGGTGATAGCTGGAGGTTCATGATGAACCAAAATGCTCAAGTAGATAACGAAGATGCTGATGATACTGAAACAGATTAGGAATCCATATTCGTTTATGATCTCTAGACTATCTTTGGGTCCTTTTAACTAATTTACCCAATGCTTATCCAAATCTTGCTTttgtattaaaataaagtgAATTAAGTAATGccaatcaattaaaatattatatagtaGAAGCACCACAACAATCCACAATCCCATCCCGCGTAgggttgtaatcgaatcgaatactaACGAATATCtcgatattcgattcgtattcgtgaaATTATTCttatattcgattcgatattcgattCGGTTTCGAATCCTAAATGTGATTCGATATTCGATTCGCATTGATTTTCGAATTATTCGCTTCgattcgaatattcgattcgtttTATTGAATTACActgaattaaattttttgaatattcGATTCGGATATTCGATTCGTTTTTCATCCTATTCGATCCGATTCGAAactattcgattcgaaattataaaaggaaaaatatgTATTATAATATTCTAAATAATATAAATGGTATAACATTCAAAAGTTTGCAAATCATCCAATCTTCAATAGAATCAAATGGTATATATAAATAGaaatttcaaattcatcaaaataacaCTTCAATAGAATAATTGTCAAACATCTAATCTTCTTCCACATTAAGTGGAGTTCAACTTCACATGAAAAGGTTCTTCTTCCtcctaaaaagaaaacaaaaaacaattAGAACACAATTTTatgaaaacaaatatatatctcAGCAATAAAATCTAAACACCCATTTGAGAATTTTCTGAATCAATTGGGGAAAAATTAAAGGTGTGTAACAAAGCAAACCGAAAAATCTGGTGGGCATACATAAATAATTACAGAATATATAAAAACATCATTATGACAACACactaaaaatttaaattggGCATAAACTGCAGGCcgtttttttttactatttgaTTGTATTTTGTTCTATgtttgacctttaaattaaagTATTGTGATTTTATCTTAATTATAACAAACCCAAATCAACACAGATCTATTATCTATAACTTTATCCTCACGAATTTGTAATCAC is a window encoding:
- the LOC131001596 gene encoding senescence-associated protein SPA15, chloroplastic isoform X2 → MAKVNGVVYSSAKSPQHPKYITNQGANHHRQGTGHLSLSNLKISSKRFWPLGRKLNVYIESRGFSLVCQSTETQNTETKERVRHYRDGSVISRGIMKLDARARQDVAFLGSEFLKLDARAREDTEKIDLDVKKRAERLHHVATILKNIAESRLKRAADKHWSDGALEADLKRANFAAKRRVMEDSLMALEFLKNIHDMMVSKMQRSKRDPTGATEARRHVTLEKNGKTLEFLPGDVSTDRIDAIQEAYESMAAALSVADGIDYTDPEELELLVAALIDLDAMDGKSSVSLLAECSSSPDVSTRRALANALSTAPSMWTLGNAGMGALQRLAEDSNPAIAAAAAKTIYELKRQWEIEEGDSWRFMMNQNAQVDNEDADDTETD
- the LOC131001596 gene encoding senescence-associated protein SPA15, chloroplastic isoform X1, translating into MAKVNGVVYSSAKSPQHPKYITNQGANHHRQGTGHLSLSNLKISSKRFWPLGRKLNVYIESRGFSLVCQSTETQNTETKERVRHYRDGSVISRSQSGDEHPIETGKTNSSSQGLAEACKFVSNDAKFMNERARNDIVLLSRGIMKLDARARQDVAFLGSEFLKLDARAREDTEKIDLDVKKRAERLHHVATILKNIAESRLKRAADKHWSDGALEADLKRANFAAKRRVMEDSLMALEFLKNIHDMMVSKMQRSKRDPTGATEARRHVTLEKNGKTLEFLPGDVSTDRIDAIQEAYESMAAALSVADGIDYTDPEELELLVAALIDLDAMDGKSSVSLLAECSSSPDVSTRRALANALSTAPSMWTLGNAGMGALQRLAEDSNPAIAAAAAKTIYELKRQWEIEEGDSWRFMMNQNAQVDNEDADDTETD